Genomic segment of Coffea arabica cultivar ET-39 chromosome 1e, Coffea Arabica ET-39 HiFi, whole genome shotgun sequence:
ATTTGGCAAGACTTTTCAGAggataaatgataaaaaaaaaagtgaagtatTTGTTTTTGCGCGTTATAGCTAGACCTGAATACATCACCATCTGTTCCGAATTGGGGGAGATATGTTTTATGCTTGGAAATATCTTTTGTTAAACATACAGGAGGACTGGTCAAATACTTAACGTTAGTTTCATCTTCAACTACCAATCTGTAGATGTAGCAACACTTTAATGTTAATAAAGAATACCCGCGTTTGTGAGGTTTCATTGTCTCAAATACATCGTAACATGTTTATTCTTCTTGAAGAAATTGTCATGTGCTGACAAGTTGAATTCAAAGGAATGCTTAACCTCTAAAGACAATGAATGGCAATGACCTTGTTTGAATTTTTGATGGAAGGAGATTTATGTTTTCAGAAACTAAAGAGAATTTTGCTAATTTATGCATTTGATATTGGACTTTGTACATGGGTTTGAAGTCTAAAATTTGTATATCTAATGTCAAGAATTCAAAAATGTTTATATCTCCAGAATATCTTGCTAGAAAATGTGATCTGAGTTCTATTGTTTTAGTGCAGCTACAGGAGGCTCTGGTGAAAACAGATGGATGTGTCTATGTGCGTCAGATGGTCTGCCTAAAGTGGCTACTGGAAACAATTACACCAGCTGTTTTTCTGTATGCAAGTGCAGTTCTGGTATTTTGCTTTTCCAAGCCATCTTGAAGTATTAGAGCAAACCACTACAAACTGTTCAAATTTCTCTTCACAAAATTGTCCATCAGCAGAACTTAGGCAATGCCAACTCAACCTTCACATCTACATTAGCTTTTGTATGACCAGTATGTTCTTTTTTGGCATTATGATAAAGTACAAATGTATCCTCAATCATCTAAGTCATCTGATTCATATCAGTTATCTTGAGCACCTCCTGTAGTGTAACTCCAAATAGGCAAATTACCTGAGGTGTGAGTAGTACACAAGCTTGAGCCAATGGCATTGTAGCATTTTGAGCAACTTCTTTTGGCTCTGGTCCTGCCAGCAGGAAATGTCTCTCTGTTTATGACCAAAACTATCCCAGTCATGTTAAGCATATGCTATATTAGAGGCAGCCTTTGATTACCCCTGTAGAAGCAGCTATACATGGTGGTCCTGGAGTTAGAACTATAGAAATTCTTTATGCTGTGGTCTGCCTTGAGTCTACTACTATACAGTCTATGAGTTGCTTTAATGCCAAGGCTGTCTATTTTTGCACAGGGCTATGCATTGTTAGAGTTCCATCCAGCAAGTTTATAATTGTTGAATAAGTATTTGTGTTGAAGTTCAAGAAACCACTTAGTTTCTTCTCAATGATATTATGAACAGAATGGTCTTTCAATTGCATCAGTAGATTGAAGAACCTTAACATTGCATAGTGTCAAGGATTCCAGCTTCTGCACTCTTTACTAGAAAAGAGTacatccttcatttttctcgCAAAGAGTTCAATTTCCTGTGTATGTTGTTGAAAATTTGGAGTATCTATTTTACCCCAAAACTTCAGGGGGGATAAATAGAGAGGATGTAAACTGGATCTATCTATTCTTGATGATGCTATTTAGGTTTTATGATTGATATGTTTTAGTTTTCACAAAGTAGTTAATCTAATTTGTACTAATTACTCTTTAATTGTGTTATAAGGGGCTTGGATTGAAGAGCAGTCTTCGAAGAAGCGGATCACCAGCAAAGTTCTCATAATTATTCTCTTAATATGCATTACACTGACAACTCTAGCTTTTGTAGCTTCATTATTGTGCTACATCTATCGAAAGGATAAATGGCATACCCATCGATCATTATTCTCATCAGATAAACAATCATCAGATAAACAAACAAGTTGTAACAGTGCTACCAGCTTAATCAGCCAAGGGGCTTCTTACTTTCCAACATACGGAGGCTTATTTAGTACCCGGGTTAAATCTACAGCAggtcaatgaaaatttttattctaGTTGTTTTCTTAAAGGAGCTTAAGTTAATTGTATGATTAGCAATATTGTCAATTAGTAACAATTTCAATATAGAATACCAATTCAGGTAGAGTTGGATCTTCTGTCATCTGACATCGTTTTCACTTTTTTGTGCTATATCTTTGCTTTCTCTAGGATGCTTTCCTAAGCCGTCATTGCTATCGAGAAACAAGTCTGGGGCATTGCAAGGAACGATCACAGAGTTCTCCTATTCTGAATTGGAAAGTGCAACAAACAAGTTTTCTGATTCTAATTTGATTGGAGTCGGAGGAAGCAGCCATGTATACCATGGCCATCTCAAGGATGGTAAAGTTGTGGCAATAAAGCGAATGAAAACTCTTGTGGGATCTGATGCAGAATCCATATTCCTCACAGAGGTAATACTTCAAACTGCTAATAATATCACCACATGTGGAATTTACTGTGATGCTAACCGATTAGGTAATAGATAATAAGATGTAGTAATATGTATACACAgtagttttaaattttgaacACATTTTTCTGTGCAGATAGAACTGATAGCAAGACTGCATCATTGTCATGTGGTCCCTTTGCTTGGCTACTGCTCAGAACGCCAAGGAAAACATGCAGAAAGGCTGCTTGTGTTTGAGTATATGTCCAATGGTAACCTGAGAGAGTGTCTGGATGGGGCTTCAGGAAATTGTTTGGATTGGGGTACTCGTGTCACAATTGCACTTGGAGCTGCAAGGGGCTTGGAGTATCTTCATGAAGCAGCTGCACCAAGAATATTGCACAGAGATGTCAAATCCACAAATGTACTCTTGGACGAGAATTGGAGAGCAAAGGTCTGTAACCAGTCAAAATATGCACTGCAAATTGAAAAGCAAGATACAAAAGATTGCCATGCAACTAGACTTGGTCAacctaaaattttctttttcatgcagGAGTTAATCAAGCTGATGATTGTTAATGTCTAAATATATCTGATTTTGGTTCAAACgaaaatcattctttttttttcaatcgaCCTGTTGACATATTAATATTTGTTACAGATCACCGATCTTGGTATGGCAAAGCAGCTTCACAGTGATGGAATTCCCAGCTGTCCCAGCTCGCCAGCAAAAATGCAGGGTACTTTTGGCTACTTTGCTCCAGAGTATGCAATTGTTGGAAGAGCTTCTCTTAAGTCAGACGTTTTCAGTTTTGGGGTGGTTCTACTTGAATTGATTAGTGGACGACAGCCCATCCAGAAATCTGATAGTAAAGGGGAAGAGAGCCTTGTGATATGGGTATGGATAATTTGGACAAGTTATCTATGGAAAAAACTTGCCAAAAATTTATACCTACAAATTGCAAGTTAATAGTTAGTTAGAAACTAAAGCTTCCAAATGCAATGAGATCCATTTAATTAGAGGTGCTGGTTTTTACATTTTTGACCTTATTACAGGCGACACCTCAATTGCTAGACAGTAGGCGGGTGACCTCAGAGTTGCCAGACCCACGTTTGAAAGGGACCTTCAATGAAGAAGAGATGCAGATTATGGCTTATTTAGCCAAGGAGTGCCTGTTATTGGATCCTGATTCTCGACCAACCATGAGTGAAGTGGTCCAAATTCTTTCTACTATTGCACCAGAGAAATGTAAGAGAAAGAACATGTCTGTACAATTATTTCAGGTATCAATACTCGGAAACTATTACAGTTCATGATGCTTACCGTATAGCTATGAAATGACATTGGTTCATGATACTCCAGGTTTTGCACATTTAGGACTTTAACATGATAATTAGATCGTTCTCTATGTACCATCAAGTGACAGTTTGAttcattttatcaaatttgatGTGGAAAGAATGAAATACTAAGAAAGAATtcaaatttgatgaaatttgcccATCACCACATCAAACTTATTGGTCTAGACAAGCCTAAACGAAAATGAGACTAGGATTTCCAAACTTGTTTGGAGTCTTAATGATCTTGAAAATCGTGTTCAAGTTTGGCTCAAGTATTTTCTTGTACTGAGCCACGCTCTAGTTGAGCTCAGGTAGCTTAGCCCTTTTATATGTACATTGGTGGTTGTTTACTCAACTGAGCTCGGCCGAACTTGCCAGACACACATAACATTGTTCAGGCTTGGTTCATTGAGTTGATAAACCAACTTGAATTAGCAGTTATTGAGTAGAACTCTAGTTGCGGACCAAGGATATTCATCTTtcatataaataaaaattaatatgtcAGCAAGAATTTCCAATAAGGCAACATTTTGGCTTTTGGTTATAATTGTTCACCAGAGTGTCTCAATGTAAAAACCAACTTGTAAAGCATTCATCTAACCATCTTAAACCTTTTCCCACCTTTTCTTATATCCTAAAATGTTGTATGCTTTCTTCTTCGTAATTTGTTAGCAATGGCACTCCCCTGACTATGCATGAAACATAAAATCTCAGTACAACAACCTGATGCTTCCACACTATCTTTTAAAACCTAAACAAATTCCTGGTTTGGTAGATTGACACATTCTACTTTGCATCTTTCACATTTTATGCAGAGCTCATTTAGTGGTGTCAAGGGAAGTGGATCCATAAACAAACAAACTTTTGATCCTGTTGAGAACGAGGAGATAAAGCACATAATGTTGGATAAAAATCTAGGTGGAGAGTCATTTGCTGTAGACATCAGCTCTAAACCATGTCTTGAAGAGTATGAGAAAGTAGCAGATCCTGTTTCTGTTGAGTACATAGAGAAATTGATTCTTCTATCATCAGGTGCTAGAAGTTGGCATTCGCAAGAGGATGAAGCAGTGGACTTAACTGAACCCCGTTATGAATCATTCTGTATGTCAAATGTCAATGTCCAGTAACTGCATTTGCAGTTAGAAACTGCAACAAACAGCAGATGCTTTTCAGTAGGTCTCCATAGTGAAATATTTGCTGTTTCACTTGATGGTAAGGAGCTCTGACTGCGgtctggttttcatttttcctGGGAAATCAGATGTTTGTCAGATTATCTTACTGGtaattcatttctttatttttttcacaGAGTTCAATGTAAATACTTTTTAGAGGCGCTCTTTAAGTGTTTTTCTTTATAGATGTAATATCAAACTTGTACAGAAACCTCTTGAATTTCATGTccataaaattttaaaacttgGGGGCATTATTGGTGTCCACGGCAATTTCTTCCATTGCTGCCGTCAGTCTCTATCGAATGGCTAGCTTTCCTCTTGATTATACGTGTTTCCCATTTTTTAAGGTATTCTGGACGAAGTAGGATTGCTCTTTCACTAGTATTGGTTTCAACCGCTTTTCTATTGTGTTAGCTTCAGTGGTACTTGGAAGGTACAATAACAGAAGATCTCCATTCTCCAACGTTGTGGTTACTGGTTAGAAATTTTATCATGTGCAATTTATGGCTCACAATACACTCTATGGTCGTGGCATAACTCGGTTTCCAGTTTGCCcaactttgaatttttttctgcAGCTTCTGTAACAAAGATTGGCAATACCTGAAGCTCAATCTAGATGAGAGATAAGGGGCAAGATCTCTCAGAGGAATTCTCCTGAATATTCATTAGAAATTACAAGCTGAAAGGCTCAAGTAGTACTTGCTGCTGACAAGATGAAAAAATCTCATGTAAAATTCACGCGAGACAATTCCACTTTGTTCGAACGAGAGACAACTTCACTTCCATTGTAATCAGGAAAACGTAAGGGGACTGGATTCGCTGCCTCAAACCCCTTCAATTTGGAAAAATGCACAAGGGACCCATAGAGACAAAATGAGCTGTGGATACACAGTTTTTTGATCCACATCAACTTGTCAGGAAAACCCAGAAGATGCGTAGCACAAAACGAGAAGTTCCAATTCAAAGCATCGTAAGCCTTAATAATATCAAGGATTGGATCACAACAGATAAATATACTAGTTGAAGCAAGATCGGATCACAATAGAAAAATATCAACGAAACGTGAGAAAAGGTAATAGTAGGATAAGAGATGAAATTTGGAATCCCAAAAGCATTATAGTGTACACCCTGAAATTTAAGGAACAGATAGCACAGCAATGATGGTAAACCCCGAAGCGAGCATAAATCAAAGAAAGGGATGGTCGAAAAACAAGAATAGGGTAGCATGGCGATTTGCCTCATGGGTATCAATTGGGCTTTCTGAAGCAAAGTGTTGGCAAGTCCAAATTCAACCTACAAATTATATTAGTTTTCGGACTTTAGGCTTTTGAGTTTCGTTCACAAATTAAAAAGTTCATATTCAACTCATACTATTatatgaatttcaaattcaaatcggactcataattaaatatataattatatataatatatattttataactATGAATTACtacaaatttatatataaattattaacattTTGTCATAATATGATTATAAATTATAGATATTacaatattatatatatatatatatatatatatatatatatatatatatatatatataattatacttataCACGAGGTTGGGTCTTATTCAAATCTAATCTCAGCATGGCCTAAGTTCGGCTCACATTTAGTTCGGACTGCATATTTAGGTCCAAACTCTACACAACCCAATTAAATTTTAGCCTCAGTGAGCATTTTTCATGCCGAACAGATCGGATTCGGGCTGAACCAACTCCATTGACAACCCTAATTTACCTAGGGACAAAATAGTGGTTTGCccaaggaaaacagagaaagagCTCCAAATTAACTATTTTACAAACCTTTTTTTCCTTGGCAAATGATGTATATTGTTTGGATAGTCAAgtatttgctaaaattttttaattgcattaaaaacatttttttaattaattttttgtatttttaccACACACATCCTATCACAGAAAGTGTTATATTGTTATTCTAAGAAAtttctatccaaacacataGCATTCCTCCGTCTTCTAGAAAGGAGAACGGAGCGCCCCAGGTTTCGCGGGTGCACCAATATTCATTactgtgaaatctcaaaataataacatattatatatttttagaGAAACTAAAGTtgttttattggaatttttatACTTGTTATAGGCTTCTTAACCTTTTTTGGTTTCGATTATAAACTTTTCCTTATACTGTTCGTACGTATATAAATTACACACTCATAATGATAAtgatttataaatgaatattttacTAATTGATATGCAAAACTCGAAATGTATtgattatttaatttttgtattaTTTGACCTTCTTATGTTCTTGTTCTGGTTAAATGCACAGTAGCATGAGCACAAGTAATTACTTAATTATGTGAATAGAGTACaaattttatgattattttcttgaatattAACTACGAGTTAATTGtaccttaaaataataatttgttTATAGCACGTGTCTATTATTGATGTTTTTTTAATTATCTATGAACTATTAAATATAGAAACAAATTATAAAACTTTcaatattgaaaaaataaaatcattaGTAATATTTAGAACGTTTCTTATTGTCTAATTAGAGTATTAAATTGCAATTAACTTAACTTATGATCGATACAAATGCATATATTTGATCTAAAATTACATCTAATCTTTTTGTGCTAGGATTTTAACTCTCAACCTCGAGCTAACTAGTTCGTTAACACGTACGTATGTGCTAGCTGGCTTTTATATGGCTAACTCATTTCaatgaattaattaaatttgatttt
This window contains:
- the LOC113707657 gene encoding receptor-like serine/threonine-protein kinase NCRK isoform X2, which produces MCLCASDGLPKVATGNNYTSCFSVCKCSSGAWIEEQSSKKRITSKVLIIILLICITLTTLAFVASLLCYIYRKDKWHTHRSLFSSDKQSSDKQTSCNSATSLISQGASYFPTYGGLFSTRVKSTAGCFPKPSLLSRNKSGALQGTITEFSYSELESATNKFSDSNLIGVGGSSHVYHGHLKDGKVVAIKRMKTLVGSDAESIFLTEIELIARLHHCHVVPLLGYCSERQGKHAERLLVFEYMSNGNLRECLDGASGNCLDWGTRVTIALGAARGLEYLHEAAAPRILHRDVKSTNVLLDENWRAKITDLGMAKQLHSDGIPSCPSSPAKMQGTFGYFAPEYAIVGRASLKSDVFSFGVVLLELISGRQPIQKSDSKGEESLVIWATPQLLDSRRVTSELPDPRLKGTFNEEEMQIMAYLAKECLLLDPDSRPTMSEVVQILSTIAPEKCKRKNMSVQLFQSSFSGVKGSGSINKQTFDPVENEEIKHIMLDKNLGGESFAVDISSKPCLEEYEKVADPVSVEYIEKLILLSSGARSWHSQEDEAVDLTEPRYESFCMSNVNVQ
- the LOC113707657 gene encoding receptor-like serine/threonine-protein kinase NCRK isoform X4, which encodes MRLQLERVLLCLINLVWIQQGFSVVDGYPNTSETSNWTCSCSTNDQSNLTFAVPTSCYSSCDCNPATGGSGENRWMCLCASDGLPKVATGNNYTSCFSVCKCSSGAWIEEQSSKKRITSKVLIIILLICITLTTLAFVASLLCYIYRKDKWHTHRSLFSSDKQSSDKQTSCNSATSLISQGASYFPTYGGLFSTRVKSTAGCFPKPSLLSRNKSGALQGTITEFSYSELESATNKFSDSNLIGVGGSSHVYHGHLKDGKVVAIKRMKTLVGSDAESIFLTEIELIARLHHCHVVPLLGYCSERQGKHAERLLVFEYMSNGNLRECLDGASGNCLDWGTRVTIALGAARGLEYLHEAAAPRILHRDVKSTNVLLDENWRAKITDLGMAKQLHSDGIPSCPSSPAKMQGTFGYFAPEYAIVGRASLKSDVFSFGVVLLELISGRQPIQKSDSKGEESLVIWATPQLLDSRRVTSELPDPRLKGTFNEEEMQIMAYLAKECLLLDPDSRPTMSEVVQILSTIAPEKCKRKNMSVQLFQVLEVGIRKRMKQWT
- the LOC113707657 gene encoding receptor-like serine/threonine-protein kinase NCRK isoform X1, which translates into the protein MRLQLERVLLCLINLVWIQQGFSVVDGYPNTSETSNWTCSCSTNDQSNLTFAVPTSCYSSCDCNPATGGSGENRWMCLCASDGLPKVATGNNYTSCFSVCKCSSGAWIEEQSSKKRITSKVLIIILLICITLTTLAFVASLLCYIYRKDKWHTHRSLFSSDKQSSDKQTSCNSATSLISQGASYFPTYGGLFSTRVKSTAGCFPKPSLLSRNKSGALQGTITEFSYSELESATNKFSDSNLIGVGGSSHVYHGHLKDGKVVAIKRMKTLVGSDAESIFLTEIELIARLHHCHVVPLLGYCSERQGKHAERLLVFEYMSNGNLRECLDGASGNCLDWGTRVTIALGAARGLEYLHEAAAPRILHRDVKSTNVLLDENWRAKITDLGMAKQLHSDGIPSCPSSPAKMQGTFGYFAPEYAIVGRASLKSDVFSFGVVLLELISGRQPIQKSDSKGEESLVIWATPQLLDSRRVTSELPDPRLKGTFNEEEMQIMAYLAKECLLLDPDSRPTMSEVVQILSTIAPEKCKRKNMSVQLFQSSFSGVKGSGSINKQTFDPVENEEIKHIMLDKNLGGESFAVDISSKPCLEEYEKVADPVSVEYIEKLILLSSGARSWHSQEDEAVDLTEPRYESFCMSNVNVQ
- the LOC113707657 gene encoding receptor-like serine/threonine-protein kinase NCRK isoform X3 translates to MRLQLERVLLCLINLVWIQQGFSVVDGYPNTSETSNWTCSCSTNDQSNLTFAVPTSCYSSCDCNPATGGSGENRWMCLCASDGLPKVATGNNYTSCFSVCKCSSGAWIEEQSSKKRITSKVLIIILLICITLTTLAFVASLLCYIYRKDKWHTHRSLFSSDKQSSDKQTSCNSATSLISQGASYFPTYGGLFSTRVKSTAGCFPKPSLLSRNKSGALQGTITEFSYSELESATNKFSDSNLIGVGGSSHVYHGHLKDGKVVAIKRMKTLVGSDAESIFLTEIELIARLHHCHVVPLLGYCSERQGKHAERLLVFEYMSNGNLRECLDGASGNCLDWGTRVTIALGAARGLEYLHEAAAPRILHRDVKSTNVLLDENWRAKITDLGMAKQLHSDGIPSCPSSPAKMQGTFGYFAPEYAIVGRASLKSDVFSFGVVLLELISGRQPIQKSDSKGEESLVIWATPQLLDSRRVTSELPDPRLKGTFNEEEMQIMAYLAKECLLLDPDSRPTMSEVVQILSTIAPEKCARSWHSQEDEAVDLTEPRYESFCMSNVNVQ
- the LOC113707657 gene encoding receptor-like serine/threonine-protein kinase NCRK isoform X5 — protein: MRLQLERVLLCLINLVWIQQGFSVVDGYPNTSETSNWTCSCSTNDQSNLTFAVPTSCYSSCDCNPATGGSGENRWMCLCASDGLPKVATGNNYTSCFSVCKCSSGAWIEEQSSKKRITSKVLIIILLICITLTTLAFVASLLCYIYRKDKWHTHRSLFSSDKQSSDKQTSCNSATSLISQGASYFPTYGGLFSTRVKSTAGCFPKPSLLSRNKSGALQGTITEFSYSELESATNKFSDSNLIGVGGSSHVYHGHLKDGKVVAIKRMKTLVGSDAESIFLTEIELIARLHHCHVVPLLGYCSERQGKHAERLLVFEYMSNGNLRECLDGASGNCLDWGTRVTIALGAARGLEYLHEAAAPRILHRDVKSTNVLLDENWRAKITDLGMAKQLHSDGIPSCPSSPAKMQGTFGYFAPEYAIVGRASLKSDVFSFGVVLLELISGRQPIQKSDSKGEESLVIWATPQLLDSRRVTSELPDPRLKGTFNEEEMQIMAYLAKECLLLDPDSRPTMSEVVQILSTIAPEK